A single region of the Halobacterium wangiae genome encodes:
- a CDS encoding GNAT family N-acetyltransferase produces MGRPSETSAACSAWDNSGCTGTPYCQPRCPRFFDGEGDPLLVTPFEDDDFEALVSMYEGLAPENRTSSLPPKTREETVEWLETLTDRGWNLVARDGARVVGHVGVTPVADGELEFVVFVADDHQGRGIGTELVEQLIAYAAARGHDALRLSVERSNERAISVYENVCFEVAEERMATIVMELSLAEPIADDVQRPPADR; encoded by the coding sequence ATGGGTCGGCCGTCGGAGACGAGCGCCGCCTGTTCCGCCTGGGACAACAGCGGCTGCACCGGTACGCCGTATTGCCAGCCGCGCTGTCCGCGATTCTTCGACGGGGAGGGCGACCCGCTCCTGGTGACGCCGTTCGAGGACGACGACTTCGAGGCCCTGGTGTCGATGTACGAGGGCCTCGCCCCCGAGAACCGGACGAGCAGTCTCCCGCCGAAGACGCGCGAGGAGACGGTCGAGTGGCTGGAGACGCTCACCGACAGGGGGTGGAACCTGGTCGCCCGCGACGGTGCTCGAGTGGTGGGCCACGTCGGAGTGACGCCGGTCGCGGACGGCGAACTGGAGTTCGTGGTGTTCGTCGCCGACGACCACCAGGGGCGTGGCATCGGCACCGAACTGGTCGAACAGCTCATCGCGTACGCGGCGGCACGCGGACACGACGCCCTCCGGCTCTCCGTCGAGCGGAGCAACGAGCGCGCCATCTCCGTATACGAGAACGTCTGCTTCGAAGTGGCCGAGGAGCGGATGGCGACCATCGTCATGGAGCTCTCCCTGGCGGAACCCATCGCCGACGACGTCCAGCGGCCGCCGGCAGACAGGTGA
- a CDS encoding response regulator, producing the protein MSDESSKSEVDILLVEDNPGDVRLTQEAFKNGQIYNSLHVVNDGVEALDYLYQRGDYEDAPSPDLVLLDLNLPRMNGDEVLEEINADPELARIPVIVLTSSGAEEDVVQSYDLQANAYLTKPVDPVEFIEVVQSFKTFWLSVVRLPPGDEQR; encoded by the coding sequence ATGAGTGACGAGTCGTCGAAGAGTGAAGTGGACATCCTGCTCGTCGAGGACAACCCCGGCGACGTGCGACTCACACAGGAGGCGTTCAAGAACGGCCAGATTTACAACAGCCTCCACGTCGTCAACGACGGCGTCGAGGCGCTCGACTACCTCTACCAGCGCGGCGACTACGAGGACGCGCCGAGCCCCGACCTCGTCCTCCTCGACCTCAACCTCCCCCGGATGAACGGCGACGAGGTGCTCGAAGAGATCAACGCCGACCCCGAACTCGCGCGCATCCCCGTCATCGTGCTCACGAGTTCCGGGGCAGAGGAGGACGTAGTGCAGTCCTACGACCTGCAGGCGAACGCGTACCTGACGAAGCCGGTCGACCCAGTGGAGTTCATCGAGGTGGTGCAGTCGTTCAAGACGTTCTGGCTGTCGGTGGTCCGACTCCCGCCAGGTGACGAACAACGATGA
- a CDS encoding helix-turn-helix domain-containing protein codes for MSYRQLPTEVESPRGKLVYLSLAGEGATVEELHARLDVPRITLYSILRTLQSRGLVHRDGDGYVTARPV; via the coding sequence ATGAGCTATCGACAGCTGCCGACCGAGGTGGAGTCGCCGCGCGGAAAACTCGTCTACCTGTCCCTCGCCGGGGAGGGCGCCACCGTCGAGGAGCTACACGCACGGCTCGACGTCCCGCGTATCACGCTGTACAGCATCCTGAGAACGCTCCAGAGCCGTGGGCTGGTCCACCGCGACGGCGACGGTTACGTCACTGCTCGACCGGTGTGA
- a CDS encoding ferritin-like domain-containing protein translates to MSAPRLTNLGDQFVYELEAVYDMEVKLVEALGELSYMATNDKLSEGFATHRDETKAHVERVESAFQALGREPSRRDNLVVDALLEEKAQYDESVVDDDLRNVHYLTAGMKTERIEISNYEGLLTTAKKAGLGDEVTDPLEENLDDEENALRKLEGLSTGSGLKALWTRLTS, encoded by the coding sequence ATGAGCGCACCACGACTCACGAATCTGGGAGACCAGTTCGTCTACGAACTCGAGGCCGTCTACGACATGGAGGTGAAGCTGGTCGAGGCCCTCGGCGAACTGTCCTACATGGCCACGAACGACAAACTCAGCGAGGGGTTCGCCACGCACCGCGACGAGACGAAGGCGCACGTCGAACGCGTCGAGTCGGCGTTCCAGGCGCTCGGCAGAGAGCCGTCCCGGCGGGACAACCTGGTCGTGGACGCGCTCCTCGAGGAGAAGGCGCAGTACGACGAGAGCGTCGTGGACGACGACCTGCGGAACGTCCACTACCTCACCGCCGGGATGAAGACCGAACGCATCGAGATCTCGAACTACGAGGGGCTGCTCACGACCGCGAAGAAGGCGGGACTCGGCGACGAGGTGACGGACCCGCTCGAGGAGAACCTCGACGACGAGGAGAATGCCCTCCGGAAACTCGAGGGGTTGTCGACTGGGTCGGGACTGAAGGCGCTGTGGACCAGGCTCACCAGCTAG
- a CDS encoding Gfo/Idh/MocA family protein, protein MQFGIISTANIGDVAVVPAIRDSDHEVRAVASRDADRAAAFADRHDIPETYDSYEALLDADVDAVYNPLPNALHAEWTCRAADAGLHVLCEKPLARDADEAVEVVQHCRNADVTLMEAFMYRYHPRTERALDVAADHLGDPRHVHAAFDFPMPASKADVRLAPELAGGSLMDVGCYAVSAARQFLGEPVAATASSHDARDCGVDTEFAGTLRFADGATATVEASFETRNYQSYRVEGTDGWLEATDAFNPTSDDGTVLRWGTADRTAEETFEPTDQYRLEVEHFADCVASGATPRTDGEEAIANMRAVDALYEAAATGESVSL, encoded by the coding sequence GTGCAGTTCGGCATCATCTCGACGGCGAACATCGGCGACGTCGCTGTCGTCCCGGCCATCCGAGACTCCGACCACGAGGTGCGGGCGGTGGCCTCCAGGGACGCCGACCGCGCCGCCGCGTTCGCCGACCGCCACGACATCCCCGAGACGTACGACAGCTACGAGGCGCTCCTCGACGCGGACGTCGACGCAGTGTACAACCCTCTCCCGAACGCGCTGCACGCGGAGTGGACCTGCCGGGCGGCCGACGCCGGTCTCCACGTCCTCTGCGAGAAACCACTCGCGAGGGACGCCGACGAGGCCGTCGAGGTGGTCCAGCACTGCCGAAACGCCGACGTCACGCTGATGGAGGCGTTCATGTACCGGTACCACCCGCGCACCGAGCGCGCCCTCGACGTAGCGGCCGACCACCTCGGGGACCCGCGACACGTCCACGCCGCCTTCGACTTCCCGATGCCGGCCAGCAAGGCGGACGTGCGTCTGGCACCCGAACTCGCTGGCGGGTCGCTGATGGACGTCGGCTGTTACGCCGTCAGCGCCGCGCGCCAGTTCCTCGGCGAACCTGTCGCTGCGACCGCGAGCTCCCACGACGCCCGCGACTGCGGCGTCGACACGGAGTTCGCCGGGACGCTCCGGTTCGCGGACGGCGCCACGGCTACCGTCGAGGCGAGTTTCGAGACCCGGAACTACCAGTCCTACCGCGTGGAGGGGACCGACGGCTGGCTGGAGGCGACAGACGCGTTCAACCCGACCAGCGACGACGGGACCGTGCTCCGCTGGGGGACAGCCGACAGAACCGCCGAGGAGACGTTCGAGCCGACCGACCAGTACCGTCTGGAGGTCGAACACTTCGCCGACTGCGTCGCGTCCGGGGCGACGCCGCGGACGGACGGCGAGGAGGCCATCGCCAACATGCGCGCCGTCGACGCGCTGTACGAGGCCGCGGCGACCGGCGAGTCAGTCTCGCTCTGA
- a CDS encoding ATP-dependent DNA helicase produces MADEPWREFFGFDAPYDQQADAIESAVDAGERGGYLAMEGPCGTGKTMAALTAAAHLVRNGDQYSRVLVVTPVKQQLEQFVADLRTMNAGMEDPLDGVALVGKRDLCPYGREDAFPRDASVHDRCEDLRESTAGLVEGDGNSFDGQDARELVELRAADALDEPWWDPATGRELARSARADVDHNLSQAPLATAGVDSPYVPHQPTAPEDLAEGDPPLFCPFEADWFGRNKGSPLGFDAGRHNVVTVDELLPESVEYGTCPHRVQQVLLDHAEVVVGNYNHLFDPKTRGLTEHLLDEQTFVVVDEAHRLEERVRDLLSDRVGRHTLARARNDVRTLLTEARQSESNRQQVADHLSSYDLSMDAVEATVEFLGDVLEWLDDRVAEYLAEEGHDPHSARGLPEYDHEIPLRDPETDEPDDLTRWAEKQGYTGDLWRSLANVGTAVQAILEDDGDRSAVCGAVGITLQRWWERDHATYFREIELEHVPKESGRAGAAWAEAYTPALVTFNCMPARALRETFAELGGGVLMSATLEPLDVFREVTGLDRLEAGAGTAEARPVVKRRYDLRFPRENRASFLVDATPFTARNRGEPTSENDNRTREEYRYVLRTIARSPGNVLVCMPNYREAAWAGDYLADAVEKDVLVDESSSNEATDDLKAKFFRGDGKVLVTSTRGTLTEGVDYDGEKLAACAVVGVPLVNVGSPRVRAVRRAYADAFGEDKAFEYALTVPAVRRARQAIGRVIRGPDEVGVRALVGQRYVEGARHSVHGYLGPGEREEFTRMTPEFLGDQLDAFWSERD; encoded by the coding sequence ATGGCCGACGAGCCGTGGCGCGAGTTCTTCGGGTTCGACGCGCCGTACGACCAGCAAGCCGACGCCATCGAGTCCGCCGTCGACGCGGGGGAGCGCGGCGGCTACCTCGCGATGGAGGGTCCCTGTGGCACCGGCAAGACGATGGCCGCGCTCACCGCGGCCGCCCACCTCGTCCGCAACGGCGACCAGTACAGCCGCGTGCTGGTCGTCACGCCGGTCAAACAGCAACTGGAGCAGTTCGTCGCCGACCTCCGCACGATGAACGCGGGGATGGAGGACCCACTGGACGGTGTCGCACTCGTCGGGAAACGCGACCTCTGTCCGTACGGTCGCGAGGACGCGTTCCCGCGCGACGCGAGCGTCCACGACCGCTGTGAGGACCTCCGAGAGTCGACCGCCGGCCTCGTAGAGGGCGACGGCAACAGCTTCGACGGACAGGACGCCCGCGAACTCGTAGAACTCCGGGCGGCGGACGCGCTCGACGAACCGTGGTGGGACCCCGCGACGGGTCGCGAACTGGCGCGCTCGGCCCGCGCGGACGTCGACCACAACCTCTCGCAGGCGCCGCTCGCGACGGCGGGCGTCGACTCGCCGTACGTCCCCCACCAGCCGACCGCCCCCGAGGACCTCGCCGAGGGCGACCCGCCGCTGTTCTGTCCGTTCGAGGCCGACTGGTTCGGCCGTAACAAGGGGTCGCCGCTGGGCTTCGACGCGGGCCGGCACAACGTCGTCACCGTCGACGAACTCCTGCCCGAGAGCGTTGAGTACGGCACCTGCCCGCACCGCGTCCAGCAGGTGCTCCTCGACCACGCGGAGGTCGTCGTCGGGAACTACAACCACCTCTTCGACCCGAAGACGCGCGGGCTCACCGAGCACCTGCTCGACGAGCAGACGTTCGTCGTGGTCGACGAGGCCCACCGCCTGGAGGAACGCGTCCGCGACCTGCTCTCCGACAGAGTGGGCCGGCACACGCTCGCTCGCGCCCGCAACGACGTGCGGACGCTGCTGACGGAGGCCAGACAGAGCGAGAGTAACCGCCAGCAGGTCGCCGACCACCTCAGCAGCTACGACCTCTCGATGGACGCCGTGGAGGCGACCGTCGAGTTCCTCGGGGACGTCCTGGAGTGGCTCGACGACCGAGTCGCCGAGTACCTCGCCGAGGAGGGCCACGACCCCCACAGCGCTCGCGGCCTCCCGGAGTACGACCACGAGATCCCGCTCCGGGACCCCGAGACGGACGAACCCGACGACCTCACGCGGTGGGCGGAGAAGCAGGGGTACACCGGCGACCTCTGGCGGTCGCTGGCGAACGTCGGGACCGCGGTCCAGGCGATCCTGGAGGACGACGGCGACCGCTCGGCGGTCTGTGGCGCCGTCGGCATCACTCTCCAGCGGTGGTGGGAGCGCGACCACGCCACCTACTTCCGGGAGATCGAACTGGAACACGTCCCCAAGGAGTCGGGGCGGGCGGGTGCCGCGTGGGCAGAGGCGTACACGCCCGCGCTCGTCACCTTCAACTGCATGCCGGCGCGCGCGCTCCGCGAGACGTTCGCGGAACTCGGCGGCGGCGTGCTGATGAGCGCGACTCTCGAACCGCTGGACGTCTTCCGGGAGGTGACTGGACTCGACCGCCTCGAAGCGGGCGCCGGCACCGCGGAAGCGAGGCCCGTCGTCAAGCGCCGGTACGACCTCCGGTTCCCCCGCGAGAACCGCGCGAGTTTCCTCGTGGACGCGACCCCGTTCACGGCCCGCAACCGCGGCGAGCCGACCAGCGAGAACGACAACCGGACCCGCGAGGAGTACCGCTACGTCCTCCGCACCATCGCGCGCTCGCCGGGGAACGTCCTCGTCTGCATGCCGAACTACCGGGAGGCGGCGTGGGCGGGCGACTACCTCGCGGACGCCGTCGAGAAGGACGTGCTCGTCGACGAGTCATCCTCGAACGAGGCGACAGACGACCTCAAAGCCAAGTTCTTCCGCGGCGACGGGAAGGTGCTGGTCACCAGCACGCGAGGGACGCTCACGGAGGGCGTCGACTACGACGGCGAGAAACTCGCGGCGTGCGCCGTCGTCGGCGTACCGCTCGTGAACGTCGGGTCGCCACGCGTGCGAGCAGTCCGGCGGGCGTACGCCGACGCCTTCGGCGAGGACAAGGCCTTCGAGTACGCGCTCACGGTCCCCGCGGTGCGGCGCGCACGGCAGGCGATCGGACGAGTCATCCGCGGACCCGATGAGGTGGGCGTACGAGCGCTCGTCGGTCAGCGGTACGTCGAGGGTGCGCGCCACTCCGTCCACGGCTACCTCGGCCCCGGCGAGCGGGAGGAGTTCACGCGCATGACTCCGGAGTTCCTCGGCGACCAGCTCGACGCCTTCTGGTCAGAGCGAGACTGA
- a CDS encoding HEWD family protein: MTRIRAPTERSCTRCGRSERWDDADAQWRVDDEAGDVFCVHAWDVTGTFTPVEQ; the protein is encoded by the coding sequence ATGACACGGATTCGCGCGCCGACCGAGCGCTCCTGTACGCGCTGTGGTCGCTCGGAGCGGTGGGACGACGCCGACGCCCAGTGGCGGGTAGACGACGAGGCAGGGGACGTGTTCTGCGTCCACGCGTGGGACGTGACGGGGACGTTCACACCGGTCGAGCAGTGA
- the dacZ gene encoding diadenylate cyclase DacZ has product MARPPDLLDDILDGIDALLVFSPSSSFYERAVGVDDTKVVVVDTENAVGAPRFVELPVEFDDIRERIRFGVEGALSEGVVADGDAIGCAAPLFGDAIDMVTRTTADEDDHSGIYNLFANSRGEPSVIRDVFEVAIELGKKGQKGKPVGALFVVGDAGKVMNKSRPLSYNPFEKSHVHVGDPIVNVMLKEFSRLDGAFVISDSGKIVSAYRYLEPGAEGTDIPKGLGARHMAAGAITRDTSAVAIVLSESDGLVRAFKNGELVLELDPEEY; this is encoded by the coding sequence ATGGCTCGGCCACCGGATCTCCTAGACGACATACTCGACGGTATCGACGCGCTGTTGGTGTTCTCGCCGAGCAGCTCGTTCTACGAGCGCGCGGTCGGCGTCGACGACACGAAGGTCGTCGTCGTGGACACCGAGAACGCGGTGGGTGCACCCCGGTTCGTCGAGCTGCCGGTGGAATTCGACGACATCCGCGAGCGCATCCGGTTCGGCGTCGAGGGCGCGCTCAGCGAGGGCGTGGTGGCCGACGGCGACGCGATCGGCTGTGCGGCGCCGCTGTTCGGCGACGCCATCGACATGGTGACGCGAACGACCGCCGACGAGGACGACCACTCCGGCATCTACAACCTGTTCGCGAACTCCCGGGGCGAGCCGAGCGTCATCCGCGACGTCTTCGAGGTGGCCATCGAGCTCGGGAAGAAGGGCCAGAAGGGCAAGCCGGTCGGCGCGCTGTTCGTCGTCGGGGACGCCGGGAAGGTGATGAACAAGTCCCGGCCGCTCTCGTACAACCCCTTCGAGAAGAGCCACGTCCACGTCGGCGACCCCATCGTCAACGTGATGCTCAAGGAGTTCTCCCGCCTCGACGGCGCGTTCGTCATCAGCGACTCCGGGAAGATCGTGAGCGCGTACCGCTACCTCGAACCGGGAGCCGAGGGGACTGACATCCCGAAGGGACTGGGTGCGCGGCACATGGCGGCGGGCGCCATCACGCGGGACACGAGCGCGGTCGCCATCGTGCTCTCGGAGTCCGACGGCCTGGTGCGGGCGTTCAAGAACGGGGAGCTCGTCCTCGAACTCGACCCAGAGGAGTACTGA
- a CDS encoding acyltransferase — MPRAVLLRRVPSRHDRLDRHPTPGAGNSLRHWTDAKHPLRVAFNYVVIVLARISPSLRAKNWLLRRLGVTVGAGASWGLESTPDVFWPELVTVGEDAVVGYDATLLCHEFLQDEYRTGEVVVGDRAMIGAGVVVLPGVEIGDDAQVAANSLVADDVPEGTTVAGVPAEPLTRD, encoded by the coding sequence ATGCCGCGGGCAGTTCTACTGCGGCGTGTGCCGTCGCGCCACGACCGTCTCGACCGCCACCCGACACCCGGCGCCGGGAACTCCCTGCGCCACTGGACCGACGCCAAGCACCCGCTGCGCGTCGCGTTCAACTACGTCGTCATCGTGCTCGCCAGAATCTCCCCGAGTCTCCGCGCGAAGAACTGGCTGCTCCGCCGACTCGGCGTCACCGTCGGCGCGGGCGCGTCGTGGGGTCTCGAATCCACCCCCGACGTGTTCTGGCCGGAGCTCGTCACCGTCGGCGAGGACGCCGTCGTCGGCTACGACGCGACGCTGCTGTGCCACGAGTTTCTCCAGGACGAGTACCGGACCGGCGAGGTCGTCGTCGGCGACCGCGCGATGATCGGCGCGGGCGTCGTCGTGCTGCCGGGCGTCGAGATCGGTGACGACGCGCAGGTCGCCGCGAACTCCCTAGTCGCCGACGACGTGCCGGAAGGGACCACCGTCGCCGGCGTCCCCGCCGAACCACTCACTCGAGACTAG
- a CDS encoding mechanosensitive ion channel domain-containing protein, whose protein sequence is MPVELSRLLEADFRYLLAVVVFFTGIVLGYLVGRVNERILRAMDVDETVEATSVERMARELGTTTVSLVARLTSWIIYGVSALIALEVAQLTVRGAVWYPIVTFVPSLVLAVVVLLFGVLLSDKAELLVSERLRSVKVPEITVLPRAVKYSIMYVAVLVALSQVGVEVTALVVLLLAYVAALVLYTAVATRHLLTSAAAGLYLLLNQPYGIGDRVAIGEHEGIVQEVDVFVTRVEGEGREYVIPNHLVFRNGVVLVRG, encoded by the coding sequence ATGCCCGTAGAACTCAGCCGACTGCTCGAGGCGGACTTCCGCTACCTGCTGGCCGTCGTGGTGTTCTTCACGGGCATCGTGCTCGGCTACCTCGTCGGCCGCGTGAACGAGCGCATCCTCCGCGCGATGGACGTCGACGAGACCGTCGAGGCGACGAGCGTCGAGCGGATGGCCCGCGAACTGGGGACGACGACGGTGTCCCTGGTGGCTCGGTTGACCTCGTGGATTATCTACGGGGTCTCCGCGCTCATCGCACTGGAGGTCGCGCAGTTGACCGTTCGCGGGGCGGTGTGGTACCCCATCGTCACGTTCGTCCCGTCGCTGGTGCTCGCCGTCGTCGTCCTCCTGTTCGGCGTGCTGCTCAGCGACAAGGCGGAACTCCTCGTCAGCGAGCGCCTGCGGAGCGTGAAGGTCCCCGAGATCACGGTGCTCCCGAGGGCGGTCAAGTACAGCATCATGTACGTCGCGGTGCTGGTGGCGCTCTCCCAGGTCGGCGTCGAGGTGACGGCGCTCGTCGTCCTGCTGCTGGCGTACGTGGCGGCGCTCGTCCTCTACACGGCCGTGGCGACGCGCCACCTGCTCACGTCGGCGGCGGCTGGCCTCTACCTCCTGTTGAACCAGCCGTACGGCATCGGTGACCGGGTGGCCATCGGCGAACACGAGGGCATCGTCCAGGAGGTGGACGTCTTCGTCACCCGCGTCGAGGGCGAGGGCCGGGAGTACGTGATCCCGAACCACCTCGTCTTCCGGAACGGCGTCGTGCTGGTGCGGGGATGA
- a CDS encoding bacterio-opsin activator domain-containing protein, producing MSTDELDVLLIEDNPGDARLIEEMLGDAGELLQRVDAGQSVASGATVHHERRLSSGLDRLADLDVDVVLLDLDLPDSTGLDTLAAVIDETTFVPVVVLTGLNTGQVGIEAIQHGAQDYLVKDEVASDLLVRTIHHAIERNHQEREQVRRREQLEALNTLTRDLMDAQTATEVSEYVIDAAEEFLGLHVAAIALYEGESGVLEPTRATEAAAELLEESGILSRGEGAGWQSFVRNESRRLTPPDAEPTDTAVSELAILPLTRHGVFVVGATEPTGFSTTNFEFAETVAGNLEAAFDRVDRERQLQEREQTLQEQTQTLERLNRVNDIIRNIAQALVQASTRAEIETVVCEQLTDAGPYELAWIGEHDTVAEELVPRTSAGSGQSYVDDISISTSEDAEAAGPARRAVLSREPQVVNSILEHRSYESWRQDALNYGYHASISLPLIYEDTLYGILNVYAGQPDVFDELEQAVLAELADTIAYAINSVERKKALLSSRVRRLTFDVTNSNMTLVQLAKKLDAEFVLENVVSRPDGGVRSFFSTRGVSPEQATEFTPTIPASKVTLVSDHVADDEQVCLFEADLTSESLAATALDHGGRLQTYQMVDGKGTVVVEMAADGAVREFVEMLKTQYPGSELVAQRTHEQPQRSPLELRGRMIETLTDRQLEALQIAYFSGYFEEPRTRTASEIAETMGISQPTFNSHLRAAQQKIFQQLLDDESV from the coding sequence ATGAGCACGGACGAACTCGACGTCCTCCTCATCGAGGACAACCCGGGGGACGCTCGACTCATCGAGGAGATGCTCGGGGACGCGGGGGAACTGCTCCAGCGCGTCGACGCCGGCCAGTCCGTAGCCAGCGGCGCGACAGTCCACCACGAACGACGCCTCTCGTCCGGCCTCGACCGCCTCGCCGACCTCGACGTCGACGTAGTCCTCCTCGACCTCGACCTCCCGGACAGCACGGGCCTGGACACGCTCGCCGCCGTCATCGACGAGACGACGTTCGTCCCGGTCGTCGTCCTCACTGGCCTCAACACGGGCCAGGTCGGAATCGAGGCGATCCAGCACGGCGCACAGGACTACCTCGTGAAAGACGAGGTGGCGAGCGACCTGCTGGTCCGCACCATCCACCACGCCATCGAGCGCAACCACCAGGAACGCGAACAGGTCCGTCGTCGCGAGCAACTGGAGGCGCTCAACACGCTGACCCGGGACCTGATGGACGCCCAGACCGCGACCGAGGTGAGCGAGTACGTCATCGACGCAGCCGAAGAGTTCCTCGGGCTGCACGTCGCCGCCATCGCGCTCTACGAAGGCGAGTCCGGCGTTCTCGAGCCGACGCGAGCCACAGAGGCTGCCGCGGAACTGCTCGAGGAAAGCGGAATCCTCTCCCGTGGCGAGGGCGCCGGCTGGCAGTCGTTCGTCAGGAACGAGTCCCGTCGCCTCACCCCACCGGACGCCGAGCCAACCGACACCGCCGTCTCCGAACTGGCGATTCTCCCACTCACGCGGCACGGCGTGTTCGTCGTCGGCGCGACCGAACCGACCGGGTTCAGCACGACGAACTTCGAGTTCGCGGAGACCGTCGCGGGGAACCTGGAGGCGGCCTTCGACCGGGTCGACCGCGAACGACAGCTCCAGGAACGCGAGCAGACCCTCCAGGAGCAGACCCAGACGCTCGAACGACTGAACCGCGTCAACGACATCATCCGGAACATCGCACAGGCGCTCGTCCAGGCGTCGACGCGCGCGGAGATCGAGACGGTCGTCTGCGAACAGCTGACCGACGCCGGGCCGTACGAACTCGCCTGGATCGGCGAGCACGACACGGTGGCCGAGGAACTCGTCCCCCGCACCTCCGCGGGGTCCGGCCAGAGCTACGTCGACGACATCAGTATCAGCACCAGCGAGGACGCGGAGGCAGCGGGGCCCGCCAGGCGGGCAGTGTTGAGCCGGGAACCACAGGTCGTCAACAGCATCCTAGAGCACCGCTCGTACGAGTCCTGGCGGCAGGACGCGCTCAACTACGGCTACCACGCGTCGATCTCGCTCCCGCTGATCTACGAGGACACGCTGTACGGCATCCTCAACGTGTACGCCGGCCAACCCGACGTCTTCGACGAACTGGAGCAGGCCGTCCTGGCGGAGCTGGCCGACACCATCGCGTACGCCATCAACTCTGTCGAGCGCAAGAAGGCGCTGCTCAGCAGCCGCGTTCGCCGGCTCACCTTCGACGTCACCAACTCGAACATGACCCTCGTCCAACTGGCCAAGAAGCTCGACGCCGAGTTCGTCCTGGAGAACGTCGTCTCCCGGCCCGACGGCGGCGTCCGCTCGTTCTTCTCCACCCGTGGAGTGTCCCCGGAGCAAGCAACCGAGTTCACACCCACGATTCCGGCGTCGAAGGTCACGCTCGTCTCCGATCACGTCGCGGACGACGAGCAGGTCTGTCTCTTCGAGGCCGACCTGACCAGTGAGAGCCTCGCGGCGACGGCACTGGACCACGGCGGTCGGCTGCAAACGTACCAGATGGTCGACGGCAAGGGCACCGTCGTCGTCGAGATGGCAGCCGACGGGGCCGTCCGGGAGTTCGTCGAGATGCTCAAGACGCAGTACCCGGGCTCGGAACTGGTCGCCCAGCGGACCCACGAGCAGCCCCAGCGCTCGCCAC
- a CDS encoding DUF5784 family protein → MAKPLRFRRSHETWNSDRVTARIYRDLDENLGATMSSPWFQPPPGYEARRFDMDNGDTALFAWDDEGAWWVGNTETPQVLWRTDKQSFGEAPYEVTRWAERELIAELHEEAPWLAEYPYVSWFFLPVFSSKDGRETTRAFFRDHAAGFPDATADEALAFYESFLSTGIFDDYRHVMAGKLGTSEYLDVARANGAMGEFNAAWLLHEAGYEVTPEIEVTTGHSLDYRADRPGEHGILVEVTRPVPTNKRAAHTPVAAVKDTAKTKTSGQLDAHGGGAVLFVDCSSFPDDEWRRILGEQPEVHHRPAVVFRVRPNGTVEGYTKGAVPLDLPQL, encoded by the coding sequence GTGGCCAAACCCCTGCGCTTCCGGCGGTCACATGAGACGTGGAACAGCGACCGCGTCACCGCCCGGATCTACCGGGATCTGGACGAGAACCTCGGCGCGACGATGTCGTCGCCGTGGTTCCAGCCGCCGCCAGGGTACGAGGCACGCAGATTCGACATGGACAACGGCGACACCGCGCTGTTCGCCTGGGACGACGAGGGCGCGTGGTGGGTCGGCAACACCGAGACGCCACAGGTGCTGTGGCGCACGGACAAGCAGTCGTTCGGCGAGGCGCCCTACGAGGTGACCCGGTGGGCCGAGCGCGAACTCATCGCGGAACTCCACGAGGAGGCGCCGTGGCTCGCGGAGTACCCCTACGTCTCGTGGTTCTTCCTGCCGGTGTTCTCCTCGAAGGACGGCCGGGAGACGACGCGAGCGTTCTTCCGGGACCACGCCGCCGGCTTCCCGGACGCAACCGCCGACGAGGCGCTGGCATTCTACGAGTCGTTCCTCTCGACGGGCATCTTCGACGACTACCGTCACGTGATGGCGGGGAAACTCGGCACCTCCGAGTACCTCGACGTGGCGCGCGCGAACGGCGCGATGGGCGAGTTCAACGCCGCGTGGCTGCTCCACGAGGCGGGCTACGAGGTGACCCCCGAGATCGAGGTGACGACGGGGCACTCCCTGGACTACCGCGCGGACCGCCCGGGCGAGCACGGCATCCTCGTCGAGGTGACGCGACCCGTCCCGACGAACAAGCGGGCCGCACACACGCCGGTCGCGGCGGTCAAGGACACGGCGAAGACGAAGACCAGCGGCCAGCTCGACGCCCACGGCGGCGGGGCCGTCCTCTTCGTGGACTGCTCGTCGTTCCCGGACGACGAGTGGCGCCGCATCCTCGGCGAGCAACCGGAGGTCCACCACCGGCCGGCGGTCGTCTTCCGCGTCCGCCCGAACGGCACCGTCGAGGGGTACACGAAGGGCGCGGTACCGCTCGACCTGCCGCAACTGTAG